The Pseudoxanthomonas sp. genome segment CGCAAGTATCAGCTGGTATATGACACCTCGGGTTGCACTGGAATTGTGGGGCAAAGGTTCATCGGAAAGCTCTGTAGAGATCGACGTGGAGAACGGGCCGGACGTCGGCGTGGCGCGTTACAGTACGCGCCACGCCTCACTAAGTGTGCAGTATCACTTTCTTAAAGCCATTGACGGCGAAAGAATCGTCGCTACGCCCTTTGTGGGCGTTGGCTATGGCAAAGTGAGTGTCAGCAATGTCAGTTCCAATGCTCAGCTCGGATATGGAAGTCTTGAGGTCGAGGGCAGCAACGGGCTTGCGCTAGTGTTGGGTATGGACCTTGCACTAGGGGAGCGTTGGTTCTTGCGCGGTGATGCTCGCAGGCTCACCTGGACGGGGACATCAACCCTGCAGGCCGCACGCCTTACCGATGAAAAACAGAACTTGCTGATCTATGGGGTTAGCCTAGGTAGGCGATTCTAAGGAGAAGTTCCGCCCGGGGCTATAGCCTCGGGCGTGCTCTTGTGGACGATTGCCGTCCCGCGTCGAAGCTTGTGAGTGCTATACAACTCGCATGGGTGCGACTGAAAGATCTATGCTAGGAATCTCCATCGTTCACGTGCAGCATGTGTGGGTCTGTAGCGAGGGACTCACGAGCGACCGCTACGCAGAGATGGTCATGCATGTCAGCAAGCAGGCTCGCCCGTATCTGTGTTTGTGGCTCGGTGCGCGGTGCCCGGTGCGCGGTGCTATCTAGCACCGTGGCATTGGATTTCCAATCACGGGGTAATCCGGCGATACGCGCGGATTCAAAGTCCAGCGCTCTACTGCCGCAATGCCCGTCTGTGCGCCGAGACCTGTGTGCCCTAGCTTGATGATCTTACCCACCCTGATTTCGCCGGTAGCACAGGCCTCAAGTGCAGCGCGAGGTCGGAATCCGCAGGCGATGACGGTAAAGATCATCGCGTTCATGAGCGGATGGAAGTC includes the following:
- a CDS encoding OmpW/AlkL family protein; translation: MKSTLVALSLLLTSPTCWATEDDPHRFAATIGYASQSGESSLIPVQLGDGYPPGSEIERGGNRGSAAASISWYMTPRVALELWGKGSSESSVEIDVENGPDVGVARYSTRHASLSVQYHFLKAIDGERIVATPFVGVGYGKVSVSNVSSNAQLGYGSLEVEGSNGLALVLGMDLALGERWFLRGDARRLTWTGTSTLQAARLTDEKQNLLIYGVSLGRRF